From one Mytilus trossulus isolate FHL-02 chromosome 10, PNRI_Mtr1.1.1.hap1, whole genome shotgun sequence genomic stretch:
- the LOC134687947 gene encoding uncharacterized protein LOC134687947 — translation MKVLIILFCLTLLCVLTNGQVCDDLDTDVCRVLSSLYPKMCDDRCLSSICNRFCGNCPVRCYYSRDIVNPSNCSTIVDCPSIDHYCFTSETFADDFTKVYKMGCALKKTCLINVNGGRRSDVVVKGACCGTDKCNNNLPDEIDRLVDLQQQKISEQLSQNNMTSHMSDCFDTIPNCKEYKSIVCGQYAAWSKEHCARFCNICGTSTKTRVILPGVPTITPDCKNMDDNVCHKLALDDPKLCSNDCIANKICPRFCKKCYQCYSCSDIDRLDDCSNTTTCESGKECFQLETLSYDLRPVFRLGCLDESLCQRLGVNPVQSGFGRRQQGLKGGCCKTDLCNTKLINVIPTTTTTVSTSTIVPTQGCSLYHSGSVHGCGPNSAYVIKGHSCYHIGNDELTWIESKNYCKSKCGTLANFGSGADIIDVINRIKSSYNHLDLWVDAVKDSHRNWIWTETNQRIVMETSFYLNKIDGSCGAGHNSNIVTMIPHNCTTLLHPLCETTIT, via the exons GTTTAACACTCTTATGCGTGTTGACGAACGGACAAGTATGTGATGATCTGGATACAGACGTTTGCAGGGTACTGTCATCCTTATATCCTAAAATGTGTGATGACAGATGTTTATCTAGTATCTGTAACAGATTTTGTGGAAACTGTC ctGTAAGGTGTTATTATAGCAGAGATATAGTCAATCCATCAAACTGTTCCACTATAGTCGACTGTCCATCAATAGATCAT TATTGTTTCACATCAGAAACATTTGCTGATGATTTTACGAAAGTATATAAAATGGGATGTGCACTAAAAAAA acttGTTTAATAAATGTCAATGGTGGTAGAAGGTCAGATGTTGTTGTAAAAGGTGCATGTTGCGGCACTGACAAATGCAACAATAATTTACCAGATGAAATTGATCGACTAGTAGATTTACAGCAACAAAAGATATCAGAGCAGCTGTCACAAA aTAATATGACATCGCACATGTCTGATTGCTTTGATACCATTCCTAACTGCAAAGAGTATAAATCAATTGTATGTGGACAATATGCCGCCTGGTCAAAAGAGCACTGTGCTCGCTTCTGTAATATATGTG GAACTAGTACCAAAACAAGAGTTATTCTACCTG gtGTACCGACAATCACACCTGACTGCAAGAACATGGATGACAACGTGTGTCATAAGCTAGCGTTGGATGATCCCAAACTTTGTTCCAATGACTGTATCGCTAACAAAATTTGTCCTAGGTTTTGCAAAAAATGTT ATCAGTGTTATAGCTGCAGTGATATAGATCGTCTAGATGACTGTAGTAATACCACAACATGTGAATCAGGGAAG gAGTGTTTTCAGCTTGAAACACTTAGTTATGATCTACGTCCAGTCTTCCGACTAGGATGTCTCGACGAGAGC CTTTGTCAAAGGCTTGGTGTTAATCCTGTACAATCAGGATTTGGACGAAGACAACAAGGCTTGAAAGGTGGATGTTGTAAAACAGATCTGTGTAATACCAAACTGATTAATGTAATACCTACTACAACAACTACAGTATCGACTAGCACTATTGTCCCTACTCAGG GCTGTTCATTATATCACTCTGGAAGTGTTCATGGTTGTGGTCCTAACTCTGCATATGTTATAAAAGGACACTCATGTTACCATATCGGAAATGACGAGTTAACATGGATAGAATCAAAG AATTATTGCAAAAGCAAATGTGGTACTCTCGCTAATTTTGGTTCAGGCGCTGATATAATAGATGTCATCAACCGAATTAAATCAAGTTATAACC ATCTGGATCTCTGGGTTGACGCAGTGAAAGATTCACATAGAAATTGGATATGGACAGAAACAAACCAGAGAATAGTTATGGAAACTTCTTTctatttgaacaaaatagacGGTTCCTGTGGCGCAGGGCATAATTCGAATATCGTCACCATGATTCCTCATAACTGTACCACGCTACTCCATCCGTTATGTGAGACAACAAtaacataa